The region AGAATCATGTACTGCGCGAGATTCGGCAGCTCGTTAAAGCTCAGCTGGTACGCATCGCCGCCCATCTCGTTAAACAGCGGAGGGACGCCCTGCCCACTCGCACGCGACGGGGGGCGCGACGGGCTCCCGGGCTCGCTGCCAGCGCGGCTGGGGCCCCGGCTGGTCGactcgcgccgcaggggGGGGTGCATGAGCAAGTGGCGTGTATCGCGCGAGTGCGagccggcacgcgccgacgtgccAAAGCGCGAAGtgcgcgcgggcggcgtctGCACGCTCTCGGCCAAGccgggcgacgccgcgcggccgggACGCACCATCGAGGGGGTCAcggtgcgctgcgacgAGCTCAGCGTGCCGTACGACGCGGGCGTTgcgtccgcctcggcgagcggctgctcggggcgcgccgacttgcgccgcagcagaTACTTGGGGTCCCAGTTGATCGCGAGGCTCGCGAgctcgctctcgagctcgtcgtacTCCATCTCGTCAATGTCCGACTCGTTCATGTCGCTGTCCGAGTCGCCCGTACTCTGCGACCGCGggtgcgcaaggccgaggcggataTTGTTGTAGTGGTAGTCGAGGTGCTCTGCCGGCAAGCTCACGCCAAACTGGCGCTGgctgtgccgcgcgcgccgcacggacggcgcgctctgTTTGCGTGCGAGCTCGATCGGCTCCGAGCGCGGGACCGACGCGTGGTCCTGTGCctggcgtgcggcgcacacaCGTGCCCACCACGGGTCGTCGCTCAGTGCCTCGGTcacctcggcgtcgagcgtgcgcttccCGAGCACGATCGCATCGTaccgcggcacgccgccggtcgACAGGCAAAacacgcgcagcgacgcggggATACGTAGGTTGTCGAGGAGAGtacgcacgcgcgtgcgctccgaCTCGATCTCTTCCTTGTGCTCGACAAAGACACTGACACGCAGCTTGTGCTGGTTCCATGTGCCGGTGAACGAGAGGATTGTGCCCAGCTGGAGCACCATGGTATAGGTATCccacgtcggcgcgtcggcgtgcgagTGGTTCGCGATCTGGATCGGCCACAGATCAATGTACTGGTCCTTGGCCGGGCGCTCGTAGTGCGCGACCTTGGACGGCCCTGGGAGGCGCATCGCGTCGAAGCCGtaggcgacggcgagcgccttgttcagcgcgagcgcatcctccAGAATGCCGACGTACGTCTCGCAGTTGATCGGCGTCTCTTTACGCGAGGTGTCAGTCgggagcgcgcgcacgtcgggcgggatgctgcagctcgccgtccCGATCGGGCCCCGCGGCACGGTGCTCGgacgctgcagctcggcaggGAATCCCAGCACAATGATATTCGGGCgcatgccgccgagcccgcACGACAGAATCAGGTTGCGTGCACCCTCGCGCTCGTTCGGCGCAATGACGACGTCGACAAACGACTTGACGCCGCTCACGTCCACGAGCTTGAGCCACGCAAGGTGCTGCTGCCGCAGCTCGGGCAGGCACGACTGGAACTCGCCTTTGAGGACGTGGCCAAGGACGTACAGCGCGCCCTTTTTGAGCGAGTTGCAAAAGATGATCAGGTTCCACTCGGTGCGGGGATTGTtcgcgaggaggaggatCTGCGGCCGCCAGTACTTGACGTGGCctttgcgctcgtcgaggcgcaaGAGGTACTTGCGCACAAAGTGGTAAGTCACATTGTGCGAGACGTCGCCCCAGGGCTTGGGCGGGCACAGGACCTGGATCAGGATAAAGAGCAAGACGGTCACCGCGATGCAGACGCACGCGACGTAGGCATCCGTAAAGAGCATCGCG is a window of Malassezia japonica chromosome 7, complete sequence DNA encoding:
- a CDS encoding uncharacterized protein (EggNog:ENOG503NV4N; COG:E; TransMembrane:12 (i97-118o124-148i160-182o216-236i243-265o309-327i348-366o386-414i435-453o459-481i493-511o517-538i)) — its product is MSRFVSAGEADYVSLEQKLLERQTVEESEGPAPGQQSTPNDEEAQIDVSPKRPEASAAPTRRNSDADEGVPVPAEVEEGRETAAGYRKPRKLGTWDGVFMPVTLNVLGIILFLRFGFILGQAGLLGSLFLLVISYGVDTLTVLSLNAISTNGQVRGGGAYYLISRSLGPEFGGSIGLVFFFGQAFNAAMNVLGCVESLIGALGESRGHGFLPEGSWFLYTYGSIVLWLCTLVCLFGSSLFSRATLLLAVILSVAVTSMPLSAMFVQPFEDPARDLYYTGWSWTTLAENMWPHFTAGAAGSSTTPASENWRSVFGVLFPAVCGILAGASMSGDLRKPSKSIPKGTNWSLIFTFGVYVAAFVIMASTIPRESLYRDVGIVGDVSLWPVIVVLGEVASCSFSALMGVMACAKVLQAIARDDLLPILAPFAQGTASGDVPTYAVLATCALCQLVLLLDSINLIAHLVTMTTLLTFGVLCAATFALKAGGAPSFRPSFQYWNIWTAGAGTIVSFAAMLFTDAYVACVCIAVTVLLFILIQVLCPPKPWGDVSHNVTYHFVRKYLLRLDERKGHVKYWRPQILLLANNPRTEWNLIIFCNSLKKGALYVLGHVLKGEFQSCLPELRQQHLAWLKLVDVSGVKSFVDVVIAPNEREGARNLILSCGLGGMRPNIIVLGFPAELQRPSTVPRGPIGTASCSIPPDVRALPTDTSRKETPINCETYVGILEDALALNKALAVAYGFDAMRLPGPSKVAHYERPAKDQYIDLWPIQIANHSHADAPTWDTYTMVLQLGTILSFTGTWNQHKLRVSVFVEHKEEIESERTRVRTLLDNLRIPASLRVFCLSTGGVPRYDAIVLGKRTLDAEVTEALSDDPWWARVCAARQAQDHASVPRSEPIELARKQSAPSVRRARHSQRQFGVSLPAEHLDYHYNNIRLGLAHPRSQSTGDSDSDMNESDIDEMEYDELESELASLAINWDPKYLLRRKSARPEQPLAEADATPASYGTLSSSQRTVTPSMVRPGRAASPGLAESVQTPPARTSRFGTSARAGSHSRDTRHLLMHPPLRRESTSRGPSRAGSEPGSPSRPPSRASGQGVPPLFNEMGGDAYQLSFNELPNLAQYMILNELIRTNSGTSTSVVLTALPAPEPGTSTSAESSQTYLHQLQRLYGGGPPVMGVHATTLTMTMSL